Part of the Kordiimonas pumila genome is shown below.
ACCAGCAGAGATAAAACTACCATCCTGGCTGCCATATAATTTCCAAACGCCAAGCCGATCATTTAACACAAAACAATGCCCAGCTTTTTCAATAACTAGCGCAAAATGGCCATTCGTACCAGAAAGGTCAATGGCTGTTGGGTCAAACTGCTTATAAAACAACTCGAGAGCTTCTCTGCCCTCACTATCACCGTATAAAAACGTGCCGGCCACTGCAGCAAAGCCACCAGTTGGCTCTTTATGGAGAGCACATGTTTCAGGACGTAGAGCCGACCATAAAAACAGCTGAAAACCGGGGCGTGACGAAATATCTAACGTCTCAGAATAAACCGCCCTTTGTCCAATATACTGGCGAAGGGCTCCTTCAGTGTCAGGCTGTTTGCGAAAGACCACAAAAGACGACATATATAGCCTTACCTACTGAAACTTTATTTACTGTGTATGAATCTCAGACAGTTTGTCTTGCAGCGTGCATTTTGCAGGCTGGCTAAAGGCACCAATCCATGTGTCCTGCCGTTCGCCCGTACAGAAATCAACCCCGTTATAATCCCGCGCAGCTTTCATCAAAATTTCCTGATTGGCCGGGGTAAGGTCATAATAAGCACTATTGGGGAACACATCTTTCATGGATTCTTGCACAAGGTTATTTTCTTCCCTGTGGGTGCCATCATCACGGTCTTTGATACGGCCCTCAATAATATTATTAGCAAACATGGCAAAACTGGTACTGAAGCGCACATCAACGCCTGTCGAATTTAAAATAGTATTATTCACAATTTGGGTGTTGGCAGCCTTGTTTAAGTATATGCCGACATCCGCCGGGCAATTCATAATAACATTGCCGCGAATAACCCCTTTGTAATGCTCAATTTTACAGTTACCGCCATAGCAGTATTTTTCTTCAGTGCCGCCCCCACCCAAAGACAGACCCAAGCGCACGCCGCCCTTATGCCGCCATTCGCAAATGACCAGATTTCGCTCAAACAGGCCATTTTCAGAATTACCCTTTAAGAAAGCAGCATAACTTATATTGTTACCTCGAAGCTTATGAAAATCGGCAATAAAATTGTCTCTAACAACCCAGTTTTTACCACCAACAACATCAATTAAGGTAACAGGGTAGCCAGTTTCGCGAGGGCGGTTATTAAATATTTGATTACCTTCAATCAGTACATTATCAGGAAACTGTTTGCCCCCCTGAACATCAATACCATTCGCTTTTATCGTAGAATTAAACTCATTAAAGGTGTTGCGACGAATCGTGGTAAAATCTGCGTCTCCCACTATCTGCATAGCATGCTGACACTGGTCATCTGTCTCGCACATACCCACAAATTTCAGGTCTTCTACAATCCAGTTACTGCCAGAGATTTTAAAGCCGATTGTTGTTGTGACAACAATGGTTACAGAACCCGGAAGCGTTGGTCGTATAATGATTGGTTCCCCTGCCATACCAGAGGCTTCAAGCTTGGCCGTTCCTTTAATTTTGTAGACGCCAGGGAATATTTTAAAAACATCACCCGGTTTTGCGGCAGAAAGATACTTGTTAAAATCCTCATCCATAATAAGAATTTCATCAGCCTGCACAGTGCCAAGTGACACCACCCACAACACAAAACAAGAAAGAAGAAGTTTTTTCCCAATCATGGCCAGCCTCATTCATCGCTGCTATTTTAAACACATTAACCATACCCTATCAGGGCTGGTTAAAACTAAAAAACACTTTTTGACAGTTTATGTTTATTAGCATCATCTTAAAGATGCAAAACTGAACACCGGTTGAACAAGGCTGCAAAGCCAACAACAAAGTTGCGGTTACTCAAAATATACCATGGATTGCCGCGTCAAAAGACACAGGTTGCCCTGCGCATCAAATATTTTCCCAGACTGCTGGGAGTAACCGTCCGCTGCAGCATGCATTTCAAACTCCAGGTAAAACCAATCAGAAGAAACATCTTCTGCCGGACGAACAAAATCCAGCGACCATGAAAGGGAGCTGATCATAATCATACGATCATAATGCGAGAAAATGATTGCGGGTGGAATATCGGCAAGGGCAACAAGTTTTGCCTCTGGGTGCCTGCTGATATCATCCTTATGCCGCACCCACATGGACAAGCTTGTGCTCTTTGTATTTGCCATTGGTATACCACCACCAGTCCAGTGAATATCAAAATGGGACATAAAAGGTGGCCTGCGCCGATCATGACTATCAAGGGGGGCAACGCTCTCCCGCGCATCAGGATTAAAAGCCGCCACAGGCGCAACAGCGAGAGACGGGCGCGGCGCACCAAAAGTGGCTGAAACATGGGTGGTTATCTGCCCGTTCGCAACAACATCGGCCACTGACTGGGTCACAGACCGGCCACTGCGCAGCACCGCAGTATTAACCTGCGTCGCCCCAGCAGGGAGCGGTGCGACAAAATTTGTCATTAACGATCTTAACGATTTTCCTTCAAGGTCTTCCTTCTGCAGGGCAGTTAAAGCAACACTTGTAGCCAACCCCCCAAACGCAGCCCGGCCCTGCAACCAGCTTGGGCATATATCAGTGCCACAATCATCGCTGGCTATTACAGTGTCCAGCATGTTTTGTAGGGAGGTGCGCATGTTAAAATATCCTGTTGTTCGCTGTAGGTTTTGATTAAAATCTATTGCACTTTAAAGTGATTTCAAGCATCGCCTATAGAACAAAAACAAACGCCCGCTATTCATTTTCTTTTTTTTGCCATCAGCATTTGTATTGTGCCTAGACATAATGGTAATTACAAACAACCGGTTCAATACGACACGTAAGGAAACACCATGGCTATTTATTTACACACAGATGACTTACCGGCAGGGCTGTCATTCGGTAGTTCGGTCGCTGTAGACAGTGAAACCATGGGCCTAAACCCGCATAGGGACAGACTATGTGTTGTACAGCTTTCAGACGGCAACGGTGACGCCCACCTTGTGCAGTTTAAAAGCGGCACCTACGATGCCCCAAACCTGAAAGCCCTGATGGCAAACTCAGACGTGTTAAAAATCTTTCATTTTGCGCGATTTGATGTTGCCGTTATCAAACAGTATCTTAAGGTAGACACAAGCCCGCTTTACTGTACTAAAATTGCATCAAAACTGATACGCACCTATACGGACCGTCACGGCCTGAAAGACCTGTGCCGCGAGCTAACCGGGGTAGACCTGAACAAACAGCAGCAGTCAAGTGACTGGGGCGCCGATATTATCACCCCCGAACAACAGGAATATGCGGCCTCTGATGTGTTGTATCTGCACAAAATGAAAGAAAAGCTTGATATGATGCTAGAACGTGAAGGCCGCATGCACATAGCAAATGCAGCTTTTGCCTTTTTACCAACACAGGCAGAGATGGACCTTGTTGGATATGGTGACATGGACCTTTTCTCGCATTAAAAGGCTTTTAGGTACAAAATGGCATCAACAAAAGATATCAGCACCGCCTCTGGCGAAAAGAATTGGGACCGCTTCATTGTCCTGATGCAAGTTATCTTGCCGCTTGCCGCCCTTGTACTTGGCACCATTACAGTACTGTGGCCCTTCCTGAACGATCAGGAAGTAAGTTTTACCTTATCAACCGAGGATGTGGCGCAGGGCGACACCGCCGTTCATATGACTAACCTGCACTATGTTGGCACAGATGCCATAAACCGTCTGTTCCACGTTGAGGCCGCCACAGGACTGCAGGAAAACCCCTCATCGCCTCGTGTGCGGCTCAATGATATTCGGGCAGAAATGGCCCTTGATGAAACCGGCCCCGCCAAAGTACAAGCCCGCACGGGCATCTATAGAACAAAAGAAAACACTCTGTCGCTTGTGGGCGGTGTACACTTTAACACAGGCAGCGGCTACAAGCTTGATATGGCAGGTGCCGAGATTGACCTGAAAAAACATATAGCCACAGGGCAGGGCGCAATACAGGGCAGCTCAAAACTTGGCACACTGGAAGCAAACCGTATTGTAATTTATGCTGATACAGAAGAGGCTGTTTTTGAAGGCGGTATCAAACTGCATATTGAACCAAAACGGCCTGAGAACAATTGATTATACCAGCAGCGATACCTCGTGGCGATAATATGGGAACAAAATGATGAGATTTAACGGCACATATAAAACCCTGTTTGTTTGTGCAGCACTTTTTGCCACATCAACAGCCCTACGTGCGCAGTCCGTTCTGAAAAGCCATGACACATACCAACCAATTGACATCAGCGCAGACCGGCTGGAAATGAAACAAAAGCAGGGCCGGGCAATTTTCAGAGGGGCGGTCACAGTAACCCAAGGCGAAATGACCTTCAGTTCTGAAACATTGACCGTTTTTTACGCCTCCAACACAGAATCAGAAAAACCATCCATTTCGCGGCTGGATGCAGAAGGCACTGTAACACTTGTCTCAAAGACAGAATCTCTCAGTGGTGATTGGGGTGTTTATGATGTTGATGAGCGCCTTATTACTATTGGGGGCAATGTTACCTTCAGGCAGGGCGAATCTATCCTAAAGGGTAAACGGCTTGAATTTGATCTGGTGTCCGGCATTGCCAAACTGGACGGGCAATCGGGCGGCACAGATGGCCGGGTGAAAGGTAGCTTCAGTGTACCGGAAAAGGATAAATAAAGCCTCAACCATTTAACTGGCACACCCCTTGCCTTACAAATACCAAGACCGGCACCAGACCAATTTGATAGGCATTTATGACCCAAATGATGAACATCATTGAAAATCCAACATCTTTTCATGAAATTGAAACGTGTGAGCGGTTTTTTATTTTTGGTAATGACGAAAAAGCCCACAGGCTGCATCTGCTGCTTGCCGGAAAATTTGAAACACGGTTTTTTGGGTTTTTCAAAGCATCCGGTGAACAGGAATATGATAAAACCACCATGTTTCTGGTGCGCTCTCTCACAGACACTTTGGAAAAACTTGGGCCGGGCGACTTTATATTTCTTTTTTTACACGATGCTGAACTGGAACAAAAACTGCTGGAAAAGCAGGTACGCCTTGGCTATCCGCATAATTTCCTGTCAACGTTCAGCACCTATGAAGCCCCTATTCTCAACACATTCCTGAAGGCCACCTTCGATGCAAAAAAGCCTGCCGATATAGCGCTGGATATTGGAGCCAACTTTGGCCTAACCGCAACAACTATGGCCCCGTACTTTCAGAAAATTCATGCTTTTGAGCCAAATTTGAAAATATATGAAAACCTGAAAAGAAATTATACACTACCTAAAAATATCGACCTTCATCAGGTTGCCCTTGGGCCTGAAACGGGCGAGCGGGTATTTTATGATATGGACGGCGCAAACGGCTCTATTTTAAAGCCAAAAATAGACACGCCCAGTTACAAGGTTAGCATGGATACAGTCGATAACTTTTGCATCAGCCGCGACCTGCAACCCCGGTTTATAAAGATTGATGCAGAGGGCCTTGACGGCGATATTATAGTAAGCTCGGAAAAAATAATCGAAAAATACCGGCCCCTTATATTTTTTGAGAACCCAGCCGCAGGGCCACATGATAAAGCGGTATGGGCCGACCAACTGAAATTTATCAGCCGTTATTATGATCTTAAAGCTTACCCTTGCCTAAACCAGCTTGTGAAACATGAGCATATTGGCTGTGATTATTTCGAGTTCAAAAAACTCTATGAGCAGGAAACCCTGAATATAGCAGCCATACCTAAAAGGGCGTAACATGAAAGCATTTGACCATACTCAAGAATTCGCCCGCGGCATGCAAATGATGACCCAGAAGCAAAGCCTGCCCGAAGCAGAAAGGATCTTTAAAAGCCTTCTTGCAAACTCAGCTGACCCATCCATTCAGTTGCAGCTTGGCATAACCCTTAGGGTGCAAAAAAAATGGAAAGAAGCCAGTGCTACCTTTAAACGTGTAATAGCCGCCACGCCGCATTTTTCAGAAGCCCATGCTCATCTTGCAGAAACATATCACGCTCAGCAAAAGAATGCGTTGGCTCTCCAAACCTTTGAAACAGCCCTAAAGCTGGACCCCGATAATGCCTATGCCCACACACATATGGCTGTAACATACTTTGATATTGGAGAGCTGAACCTTGCTCAACAAGGTTTTAAAACCGCTTTAACCTGTATGCCTGCAGATATGCCCGCGCCGGAGGCAACCCTCTGCAAACATTATCTGGATGAAATCGCAACTCTTTTCATAACGCTTGAAACATACGGCATTGACCCGTCACTTGACCGCGAAACTATGGGGATTGCGCTCTATAAAAAAGCAAATGCGCTCACACTTGCAAGCAACCTGGACGATGCAGTTATATGTTATGACCTTGCAGCACAGTGTCGGACCGACTATGGCAGCCCTGAACTGAACGTCGGTGAAACAGTTGACAGCCACCAAAGCCGAATGCCTGAAGGCGCTTATAAAAGCTGCTCCTGGCTGGAAGGCGGCCTACATTTTCATGAAAACCGCTTAACCTTCTGCTGCACAGCCCACAGTAAGAACAAAGGTTGGACAGCTATAGGCCAATTTAATGGTGGCAAACTGCCCGTTGACTATATTTTGGCAAAACGGGCGCAGATTACAAACCAGTTGATGTGCGGCACAGATAATGGCTGCACGGGCTGCCCCAAGCTTGTTGAAAAAGAAGCCGAGGAAAAAGAATTTCTGTTCAATGACCTGATCATTAACAGCTTTAGTGTCTGTAATTTCCGGTGTTCCTATTGCAGTCTTACACACCAAAACTTTGAAATGCCTGCCTATTATTACTATATTACAGACGCCATTGATGCCATGCTGGAAAACAACTGGCTAGGAAATACCGGCACCATTACATGGGGGGGCGGCGACCCAAGCGTTTCTAAAGAGTTTAAAGCCATAACCGCAAAACTTGTCGCCCATGGCAGCCGCCACATCATCAATACAAATGCAGCGATTCATGTACCTGAAATTGACACCGGGCTAGAAAATAAAGGCACCCACCTTTGCATCAGTGTGGATGCTGGCACACGTTCAACCTTCAACGCGGTCAAGTTTAACAAGCCAAAAGGTAGCAACGAGCCCATCCTGATAAAAGGCAAAGATGCTTACGATGCCGTCTGGGACACAATCAGCAAATATACGGCGATTAACGCCATGAACGTGCTGATTAAATATATTGTTGATGACATCAATGCCTCCCGCACCGAGATCGATACTTTTCTGGATAAATGCGTCAAGGCAGGCGTGAGACGTATCATGTACACCCCAGAGGGGCGCTTTATACGGCAAATCCCCATTACCAGAGAAATATTACCCGAAAATATTTTTGATACCATACAATATGCCACAGCACGCACACAGGCATTGGGGATGATCTGCTCCTTTGATCCACAGGTTTATGTGAAAGAAGTCTTTAGCGAACCTGAGGTTTCACCGGCCTGACCCTGAAAGGCTATCACCTGTATTTTAATCTAAACGCTGGAACACAGATTTAATGGCACGCGCAGACTTTAAAAAATTCTATAACCGGGGAAGACAGCTCGCACAAAAAAACCGGTTTTCTGATGCCATTGCCGCCTTTGAAACCGCCCTGGAGGTAAAGCCGGGCGACCCGGATACAATCTTCCAGCTTGGTAATATGTCCAAGGCCATGCATTTTTACGACATGGCGATCAAATGGTATGATGTTGCCAGTAGCCTAAAGCCCGATTCCATTGAAATTGCCTTCAACCGTGCCCATGCCTTGCAGTTAACCGGCAGAAATAATGAAGCCCTGCAAGCCTATGCTGATGTCGCCCCGCTTATGCACAGTGACCCCATGTTATGGAACAATCTTGGCACCCTCTACCAGCAAATGTCGCTAACGGCAGATGCCATAGACGCGCTTGAGCGCGCCGTAAGCCTGAAGCCTGCCTATTATGATGCCTGGAACAACCTTGGCCTTAGCTATTTTATCGCCCGCACTGTGCCACGGCACGCCGGTAAATGGACGGAAGCCTTTGAAAAAGCCGAACGCGGCTATGCCAAAGACCCACACTTCCATGTGAACCGCGCCACCTGTTATTTCTGGGATGGCTACTACAGCAAAGGCTGGGCTGATTATGCTTTTCGCCATGATCCAAAAATTAAATCCTCGGTTAAATACGACCACACAATTCCGTGGTGGAAGGGCGAAGACCTAACCGGCAAAACCATCCTGATCGGGGAAGAGCAAGGCATTGGCGACCAGATCACATTTATCAGCGCGGTTGCTGATATCGCCGCCACTGCCAAAAAGGTTATTGTCGAGGTAAACCCCAAAATTATCTCTCTGGTTCAGCGTAGCCTGCCAAATGTCGACGTGATCAAGGCAAAGGCGGAAACAATTGACCTGAAAAGGCATCATGCCTACGACTGGCTTACAGAGCCGGTAGATTTTTTTGCCCCCCTCGGCGACGCTTTTTACTATAGCAAGCCCTCGCTAGACACCTTCCGCGCTAAAAAGCCGTTTTTAATAGCTGACCCTGCCCTTAAAAAAAATTGGGCGGAACGACTTTTAAAGCTTAATACAAAACCCAAAGTTGGCATTAGCTGGCGCAGCTCAAAAATGACTGGCGAGCGGCAGGGCGGTTATTTTGATCTTGAAATGCTATTACCGTTCCTTGAAAAAATGAGCGACTTCCAGTTTGTCAACATTCAGTACGGCGACTGTACTGATGAACTCGCGGCCATGCCAAAGCGTGCTGACGGCACTGATCTGATAATATCGTATGCTGATCTTGATTTATTCGATGATATTGAAGGAACAGCCGCCCTCATAGAAAGCCTTGATTTTGTTATCAGCGTCAGGAATACACAGGCCTGTTTTGCTGGCGGCCTTGGCAAAAAAACCATCACATATCATGGCTCATTCATGCAGTTTGGCCGCCATTATACCGACCCGGTCTACCCTTACCTTTTAGCAACATACCCACATGAAAATGAACTACCCATCCTGACCCAGCTTGAAAATGCCCTCTGTCATTTTGACACGACATACCACCTCTGTGAACAACAGGACGAAACAACACTGGCGGCGCTATAATGAGGCAGGCCTCAACAGAGCTTACCAGCCTTAGTGCGCTGAAATCAGCCACCTGTGTCTATCTGTATGAAGTGAATAACTACACCGTTCTGCTCGCAGGCTTTTTGCAGCAGGCCGGGGTTAAGGTCGGTGGGTTTGTGCAGGAAAAGGGCATAGGCGCAAAGCTTGAAACCCAGCAAACCCCCATTCTTGGCTTTGCTGACTATAAAGCCATCTGGCATGCTGACACGCACCCCTTGCTGTTTTCCGAGAAATTGGTGATCAACAAAACTGCGCCTTATAGCCATATGGAACAAATGGGCATTAGTACATTTTGGGACCCATACCCGCTTATGGCGCCGTTCAAAGAAGCAAAAGAATGGTTTTATATTGCCAACACCATCCGGCATTATGGAAACCCAAAAGCCGGTGTATTTTTTGATATTGGCTCAAACAGGGGCGGCGCCACCACAATAGCGCTAGAGCACTACCACCGCATAATTGGCATTGAAGCAAACCCGGTCATGCAAAAACTGTATCAAAGCCTTTTTGCTGATCATCACCATGTTCAATTAGTGCCGTGCGCCGTTGGCTCGGCCGAACAGCGCGGCCCGCAAAAATTTTATATTGATGTATCAGAAAGTGCGGGGGGGTCTTCGCTGTATGCTGAATACACCGAACGCCACATTGTAAATACCATTGACGAAATCGACGTAACGGTAAAAACCCTTGCTGATATCTGCAATGAAACAGGGCTATTTCCCACCTTTATCAAGGTTGATGTAGAGGGAAGCGAGCCAGACGTACTGCTGGCCAGCCTTGCTATTATTACAGAACACCAGCCCGTTATCCTGTTTGAATGCTGGTCAGACAGCTGGCACAAAGGTGTGCGAGACCTGTACCTCGCGCTCAACCAGAGGGGCTATACTCTCTATTGCACAGTTGCTGGCGCCAGTGTGTGGGATGTGTTTGAATATGGTTACACGCTTGACTATGTAACCAATGTTGTATGCTTGCCGCAGGGCTCCGCCCTGCCTGCCTTTCCCCAAAACCCCCTCACGCTGCTACCAGACC
Proteins encoded:
- a CDS encoding NosD domain-containing protein — protein: MIGKKLLLSCFVLWVVSLGTVQADEILIMDEDFNKYLSAAKPGDVFKIFPGVYKIKGTAKLEASGMAGEPIIIRPTLPGSVTIVVTTTIGFKISGSNWIVEDLKFVGMCETDDQCQHAMQIVGDADFTTIRRNTFNEFNSTIKANGIDVQGGKQFPDNVLIEGNQIFNNRPRETGYPVTLIDVVGGKNWVVRDNFIADFHKLRGNNISYAAFLKGNSENGLFERNLVICEWRHKGGVRLGLSLGGGGTEEKYCYGGNCKIEHYKGVIRGNVIMNCPADVGIYLNKAANTQIVNNTILNSTGVDVRFSTSFAMFANNIIEGRIKDRDDGTHREENNLVQESMKDVFPNSAYYDLTPANQEILMKAARDYNGVDFCTGERQDTWIGAFSQPAKCTLQDKLSEIHTQ
- a CDS encoding thioesterase family protein; translation: MRTSLQNMLDTVIASDDCGTDICPSWLQGRAAFGGLATSVALTALQKEDLEGKSLRSLMTNFVAPLPAGATQVNTAVLRSGRSVTQSVADVVANGQITTHVSATFGAPRPSLAVAPVAAFNPDARESVAPLDSHDRRRPPFMSHFDIHWTGGGIPMANTKSTSLSMWVRHKDDISRHPEAKLVALADIPPAIIFSHYDRMIMISSLSWSLDFVRPAEDVSSDWFYLEFEMHAAADGYSQQSGKIFDAQGNLCLLTRQSMVYFE
- a CDS encoding ribonuclease D: MAIYLHTDDLPAGLSFGSSVAVDSETMGLNPHRDRLCVVQLSDGNGDAHLVQFKSGTYDAPNLKALMANSDVLKIFHFARFDVAVIKQYLKVDTSPLYCTKIASKLIRTYTDRHGLKDLCRELTGVDLNKQQQSSDWGADIITPEQQEYAASDVLYLHKMKEKLDMMLEREGRMHIANAAFAFLPTQAEMDLVGYGDMDLFSH
- the lptC gene encoding LPS export ABC transporter periplasmic protein LptC produces the protein MASTKDISTASGEKNWDRFIVLMQVILPLAALVLGTITVLWPFLNDQEVSFTLSTEDVAQGDTAVHMTNLHYVGTDAINRLFHVEAATGLQENPSSPRVRLNDIRAEMALDETGPAKVQARTGIYRTKENTLSLVGGVHFNTGSGYKLDMAGAEIDLKKHIATGQGAIQGSSKLGTLEANRIVIYADTEEAVFEGGIKLHIEPKRPENN
- a CDS encoding LptA/OstA family protein, coding for MMRFNGTYKTLFVCAALFATSTALRAQSVLKSHDTYQPIDISADRLEMKQKQGRAIFRGAVTVTQGEMTFSSETLTVFYASNTESEKPSISRLDAEGTVTLVSKTESLSGDWGVYDVDERLITIGGNVTFRQGESILKGKRLEFDLVSGIAKLDGQSGGTDGRVKGSFSVPEKDK
- a CDS encoding FkbM family methyltransferase: MTQMMNIIENPTSFHEIETCERFFIFGNDEKAHRLHLLLAGKFETRFFGFFKASGEQEYDKTTMFLVRSLTDTLEKLGPGDFIFLFLHDAELEQKLLEKQVRLGYPHNFLSTFSTYEAPILNTFLKATFDAKKPADIALDIGANFGLTATTMAPYFQKIHAFEPNLKIYENLKRNYTLPKNIDLHQVALGPETGERVFYDMDGANGSILKPKIDTPSYKVSMDTVDNFCISRDLQPRFIKIDAEGLDGDIIVSSEKIIEKYRPLIFFENPAAGPHDKAVWADQLKFISRYYDLKAYPCLNQLVKHEHIGCDYFEFKKLYEQETLNIAAIPKRA
- a CDS encoding radical SAM protein: MKAFDHTQEFARGMQMMTQKQSLPEAERIFKSLLANSADPSIQLQLGITLRVQKKWKEASATFKRVIAATPHFSEAHAHLAETYHAQQKNALALQTFETALKLDPDNAYAHTHMAVTYFDIGELNLAQQGFKTALTCMPADMPAPEATLCKHYLDEIATLFITLETYGIDPSLDRETMGIALYKKANALTLASNLDDAVICYDLAAQCRTDYGSPELNVGETVDSHQSRMPEGAYKSCSWLEGGLHFHENRLTFCCTAHSKNKGWTAIGQFNGGKLPVDYILAKRAQITNQLMCGTDNGCTGCPKLVEKEAEEKEFLFNDLIINSFSVCNFRCSYCSLTHQNFEMPAYYYYITDAIDAMLENNWLGNTGTITWGGGDPSVSKEFKAITAKLVAHGSRHIINTNAAIHVPEIDTGLENKGTHLCISVDAGTRSTFNAVKFNKPKGSNEPILIKGKDAYDAVWDTISKYTAINAMNVLIKYIVDDINASRTEIDTFLDKCVKAGVRRIMYTPEGRFIRQIPITREILPENIFDTIQYATARTQALGMICSFDPQVYVKEVFSEPEVSPA
- a CDS encoding tetratricopeptide repeat protein encodes the protein MARADFKKFYNRGRQLAQKNRFSDAIAAFETALEVKPGDPDTIFQLGNMSKAMHFYDMAIKWYDVASSLKPDSIEIAFNRAHALQLTGRNNEALQAYADVAPLMHSDPMLWNNLGTLYQQMSLTADAIDALERAVSLKPAYYDAWNNLGLSYFIARTVPRHAGKWTEAFEKAERGYAKDPHFHVNRATCYFWDGYYSKGWADYAFRHDPKIKSSVKYDHTIPWWKGEDLTGKTILIGEEQGIGDQITFISAVADIAATAKKVIVEVNPKIISLVQRSLPNVDVIKAKAETIDLKRHHAYDWLTEPVDFFAPLGDAFYYSKPSLDTFRAKKPFLIADPALKKNWAERLLKLNTKPKVGISWRSSKMTGERQGGYFDLEMLLPFLEKMSDFQFVNIQYGDCTDELAAMPKRADGTDLIISYADLDLFDDIEGTAALIESLDFVISVRNTQACFAGGLGKKTITYHGSFMQFGRHYTDPVYPYLLATYPHENELPILTQLENALCHFDTTYHLCEQQDETTLAAL
- a CDS encoding FkbM family methyltransferase produces the protein MRQASTELTSLSALKSATCVYLYEVNNYTVLLAGFLQQAGVKVGGFVQEKGIGAKLETQQTPILGFADYKAIWHADTHPLLFSEKLVINKTAPYSHMEQMGISTFWDPYPLMAPFKEAKEWFYIANTIRHYGNPKAGVFFDIGSNRGGATTIALEHYHRIIGIEANPVMQKLYQSLFADHHHVQLVPCAVGSAEQRGPQKFYIDVSESAGGSSLYAEYTERHIVNTIDEIDVTVKTLADICNETGLFPTFIKVDVEGSEPDVLLASLAIITEHQPVILFECWSDSWHKGVRDLYLALNQRGYTLYCTVAGASVWDVFEYGYTLDYVTNVVCLPQGSALPAFPQNPLTLLPDLKF